One genomic segment of Arachis duranensis cultivar V14167 chromosome 4, aradu.V14167.gnm2.J7QH, whole genome shotgun sequence includes these proteins:
- the LOC127739676 gene encoding disease resistance protein RPP13-like produces the protein MYGDGNKTTFVGELFNRFRHQFEAASFLHKVSEKSRRSADGLENLQETLLHEMGVHKKPKLGSTLKGSSIIKQSLHNKRVFLVLDDVDSIEQLDSLAGEGDWFCPGSRIVITTRDAKFLNNQVLDGFKIEKYCINEGEFEGMQGARSNQKQDKVFEEDMVGFVDIFNNVTKQLKENETNLNVISVIGMGGLGKTILIKKIYNNNEVKKLFSYCVWITVSKDYKATELLQILLKGCGLSESTKGKDISEDDQKSKVQKFLEKKKYLIVLDDIWEPEVWAEVECLFPDNNKGSAILITSRNDGVANYTGSKSYFPPLLDEDESWKLFCKKVFKGGECPSVLESIGRLMTEKCRGLPLAIITLAGVVGKKKRLTVEWMRIMRSVIWYLAKDNSKVTKVLKLGLIQAPKTGILDAPELEDIAEEYLNELVMVAKRRSDGGVKSCRIHDLLLDLCISEIRAEKECSTKDQPDPICTLPNLETLIVEEHFHRYKLPHGIWRLKKLRHLEGRLYITSKTVPPDTSGEDCLPNLQTL, from the exons ATGTATGGAGATGGTAACAAGACCACATTTGTTGGAGAGTTGTTTAACAGGTTCAGGCATCAATTTGAAGCTGCGAGTTTTCTTCATAAAGTCTCTGAAAAATCAAGGAGGAGTGCTGATGGCCTAGAAAATCTCCAAGAAACACTTTTGCATGAAATGGGTGTGCATAAAAAACCTAAGTTGGGAAGCACATTAAAAGGATCTTCTATTATAAAACAAAGTTTGCATAATAAAAGAGTCTTTCTGGTTCTTGATGATGTTGATAGTATAGAACAGTTGGATTCATTGGCAGGAGAAGGTGATTGGTTTTGTCCTGGTAGTAGAATTGTTATAACAACAAGAGATGCCAAATTCCTAAATAATCAAGTGTTAGATGGATTCAAGATTGAGAAATATTGCATTAATGAAGGTGAATTCGAAGGAATGCAAGGTGCTAGATCAAATCAGAAGCAAGATAAGGTCTTCGAGGAAGATATGGTGGGCTTTGTGGATATCTTCAACAATGTAACCAAGCAGTTGAAGGAAAATGAGACCAATCTTAATGTTATCTCCGTAATAGGCATGGGTGGTTTGGGTAAGACTAtccttattaaaaaaatttacaacaaTAATGAGGTGAAGAAGTTGTTCTCTTATTGTGTGTGGATTACCGTTTCTAAGGACTACAAAGCCACTGAGCTTCTTCAAATCCTTCTGAAAGGTTGCGGGTTGTCTGAGTCTACTAAAGGCAAAGACATAAGCGAGGATGATCAAAAGAGCAAGGTCCAAAAGTTCttagagaagaagaagtattTGATAGTGCTTGACGACATATGGGAGCCTGAAGTTTGGGCTGAGGTAGAATGCTTATTTCCGGACAACAATAAAGGCAGTGCAATATTGATAACTAGCCGTAATGATGGTGTGGCAAACTATACAGGATCAAAGTCTTACTTCCCTCCATTGCTAGATGAAGATGAAAGTTGGAAACTTTTCTGCAAGAAGGTCTTCAAGGGAGGAGAGTGCCCATCTGTTCTAGAATCTATTGGTAGATTAATGACTGAAAAATGTAGAGGCTTACCACTTGCTATTATCACCTTGGCGGGGGTTGTcgggaagaagaagagactCACAGTTGAGTGGATGAGAATCATGCGCAGCGTCATTTGGTATCTTGCTAAAGATaacagtaaagtcaccaaggtACTGAAGCTTG GGTTAATACAGGCACCAAAAACAGGAATATTAGATGCACCAGAATTAGAAGATATTGCTGAAGAGTACTTGAATGAGTTGGTGATGGTGGCAAAAAGAAGGAGTGATGGAGGAGTCAAAAGCTGCCGGATTCATGACCTTCTCCTTGATCTTTGCATATCAGAGATTAGAGCTGAAAAAG AGTGTTCGACAAAGGATCAACCTGATCCTATCTGCACCCTTCCAAATCTAGAAACTCTAATTGTTGAAGAACATTTTCACCGTTATAAACTTCCACATGGAATATGGAGGCTCAAGAAATTGAGACATCTTGAAGGCAGGCTATACATAACGAGTAAAACAGTTCCACCAGACACGTCAGGAGAAGACTGTTTGCCGAATCTACAAACTCTCTAA
- the LOC107486485 gene encoding F-box/kelch-repeat protein At3g06240 isoform X3, which translates to METKEKNDKSKSTLEILPPELIQRILLRVPVRHLARLRCVSKLWCSLISDPNFAEFHFHHSSASTNSCFFIKYSSMVHFVYFDDNDASQKEMCPPFNNEPLPNFAVLGSCRGIIVLHRHPHSFVVWNPLTGFSKRISYSHLLPSRKYHGIRLPSLHGFGYDASQDDYLLLVAWNHWERQYNLDCLSLRTNSWINLDAALSKPLGVFDRFSCGLFLNGAIHWLSFALTTYKDAILIFDMKERTFSMMSAPEQLVMISCNFSGLALLGGCLALYYQNLHSCNTDIWVMKEYKVHSSWNLYQIPCKDFQPLCLSSNGDIIGRGCSWATVTVHTESLLPLPSDVEDKKKEEGGNRPSESE; encoded by the exons ATGGAGACGAAGGAGAAGAATGACAAGAGTAAGAGCACTCTTGAGATCCTCCCTCCTGAGCTGATTCAAAGAATCCTACTGCGGGTGCCGGTCAGGCATCTTGCTCGCCTCAGGTGCGTTTCCAAGCTTTGGTGCTCTCTAATTTCTGACCCTAACTTTGCGGAATTTCATTTTCACCATTCTTCCGCTTCCACCAACTCATGCTTCTTCATAAAATACTCCTCTATGGTGCACTTCGTTTACTTCGACGACAATGATGCATCACAAAAAGAGATGTGTCCCCCTTTCAACAATGAACCACTTCCTAATTTTGCGGTCTTGGGATCCTGCAGAGGCATTATTGTCCTGCATCGACACCCACATTCTTTTGTGGTATGGAACCCACTCACTGGATTTAGCAAAAGAATATCCTATTCTCATCTTCTTCCTAGTCGTAAGTACCATGGCATTAGGCTTCCTAGTCTGCATGGATTTGGTTATGATGCATCACAGGATGATTACTTACTTCTTGTAGCTTGGAACCATTGGGAAAGGCAATATAATTTGGATTGCTTGTCCTTGAGAACCAATTCATGGATTAATCTTGATGCTGCACTCTCCAAACCTCTGGGTGTTTTTGACCGCTTTTCATGTGGGTTGTTCTTGAATGGTGCTATTCATTGGCTGTCTTTCGCTCTCACAACTTACAAGGATGCTATTCTTATCTTTGATATGAAGGAAAGGACTTTCTCAATGATGTCTGCCCCGGAACAACTGGTAATGATTTCATGCAACTTTTCAGGTCTCGCCCTACTCGGAGGCTGCCTAGCCTTGTATTATCAGAATCTTCATAGCTGTAACACTGACATATGGGTAATGAAAGAATATAAAGTGCACTCATCTTGGAATCTCTATCAGATTCCTTGCAAGGACTTTCAGCCATTGTGCTTATCCAGTAATGGTGATATTATTGGAAGAGGTTGTTCTTG GGCAACTGTTACTGTGCATACAGAGTCTCTGTTGCCACTCCCTAGTGACGTTGAggataagaaaaaagaagaaggaggaaataG GCCTTCAGAATCAGAATGA
- the LOC107486192 gene encoding TMV resistance protein N-like — MADHDAESSSSHFIYDVFLSFRGFTRYEFTDRLYHALCKRGITTFRDDENLRVGDRIRDTLLEAIERSRMSIAVLCKDYASSTWCLDELVQIMKCWNNGKNQPILPIFYQVEPSDMRRQRNQYEKDMMKHEDRYGKDSHDIKAWRSALREVANLSGVTCTVKR; from the exons ATGGCAGATCATGATGCAGAATCTTCCTCCTCACATTTCATATATGATGTTTTTCTGAGCTTTAGAGGCTTCACCCGATACGAATTCACAGATCGCCTCTATCATGCTTTGTGTAAGAGAGGAATCACCACCTTCAGAGATGATGAGAATCTCAGAGTTGGTGATAGAATCAGAGATACTCTTCTTGAAGCCATTGAAAGATCCAG GATGTCTATTGCTGTGCTGTGTAAGGACTATGCTTCTTCCACATGGTGTTTGGATGAACTAGTACAGATCATGAAGTGCTGGAATAATGGAAAAAATCAACCAATTTTGCCAATCTTTTATCAAGTGGAACCATCAGATATGAGGCGCCAGAGGAACCAATATGAAAAAGACATGATGAAACATGAAGACAGATATGGCAAAGACTCCCATGATATAAAAGCATGGAGGTCGGCTTTGCGTGAAGTGGCCAATCTAAGTGGAGTGACTTGTACAGTGAAGAGGTGA
- the LOC107486485 gene encoding F-box/kelch-repeat protein At3g06240 isoform X2, with product METKEKNDKSKSTLEILPPELIQRILLRVPVRHLARLRCVSKLWCSLISDPNFAEFHFHHSSASTNSCFFIKYSSMVHFVYFDDNDASQKEMCPPFNNEPLPNFAVLGSCRGIIVLHRHPHSFVVWNPLTGFSKRISYSHLLPSRKYHGIRLPSLHGFGYDASQDDYLLLVAWNHWERQYNLDCLSLRTNSWINLDAALSKPLGVFDRFSCGLFLNGAIHWLSFALTTYKDAILIFDMKERTFSMMSAPEQLVMISCNFSGLALLGGCLALYYQNLHSCNTDIWVMKEYKVHSSWNLYQIPCKDFQPLCLSSNGDIIGRGCSWATVTVHTESLLPLPSDVEDKKKEEGGNRYVTILLCFAPSYSCWFSLHCD from the exons ATGGAGACGAAGGAGAAGAATGACAAGAGTAAGAGCACTCTTGAGATCCTCCCTCCTGAGCTGATTCAAAGAATCCTACTGCGGGTGCCGGTCAGGCATCTTGCTCGCCTCAGGTGCGTTTCCAAGCTTTGGTGCTCTCTAATTTCTGACCCTAACTTTGCGGAATTTCATTTTCACCATTCTTCCGCTTCCACCAACTCATGCTTCTTCATAAAATACTCCTCTATGGTGCACTTCGTTTACTTCGACGACAATGATGCATCACAAAAAGAGATGTGTCCCCCTTTCAACAATGAACCACTTCCTAATTTTGCGGTCTTGGGATCCTGCAGAGGCATTATTGTCCTGCATCGACACCCACATTCTTTTGTGGTATGGAACCCACTCACTGGATTTAGCAAAAGAATATCCTATTCTCATCTTCTTCCTAGTCGTAAGTACCATGGCATTAGGCTTCCTAGTCTGCATGGATTTGGTTATGATGCATCACAGGATGATTACTTACTTCTTGTAGCTTGGAACCATTGGGAAAGGCAATATAATTTGGATTGCTTGTCCTTGAGAACCAATTCATGGATTAATCTTGATGCTGCACTCTCCAAACCTCTGGGTGTTTTTGACCGCTTTTCATGTGGGTTGTTCTTGAATGGTGCTATTCATTGGCTGTCTTTCGCTCTCACAACTTACAAGGATGCTATTCTTATCTTTGATATGAAGGAAAGGACTTTCTCAATGATGTCTGCCCCGGAACAACTGGTAATGATTTCATGCAACTTTTCAGGTCTCGCCCTACTCGGAGGCTGCCTAGCCTTGTATTATCAGAATCTTCATAGCTGTAACACTGACATATGGGTAATGAAAGAATATAAAGTGCACTCATCTTGGAATCTCTATCAGATTCCTTGCAAGGACTTTCAGCCATTGTGCTTATCCAGTAATGGTGATATTATTGGAAGAGGTTGTTCTTG GGCAACTGTTACTGTGCATACAGAGTCTCTGTTGCCACTCCCTAGTGACGTTGAggataagaaaaaagaagaaggaggaaataGGTATGTAACTATTCTCCTATGCTTTGCCCCAAGCTATTCCTGTTGGTTTTCATTGCATTGTGATTAA
- the LOC107486485 gene encoding F-box/kelch-repeat protein At3g06240 isoform X1 yields the protein METKEKNDKSKSTLEILPPELIQRILLRVPVRHLARLRCVSKLWCSLISDPNFAEFHFHHSSASTNSCFFIKYSSMVHFVYFDDNDASQKEMCPPFNNEPLPNFAVLGSCRGIIVLHRHPHSFVVWNPLTGFSKRISYSHLLPSRKYHGIRLPSLHGFGYDASQDDYLLLVAWNHWERQYNLDCLSLRTNSWINLDAALSKPLGVFDRFSCGLFLNGAIHWLSFALTTYKDAILIFDMKERTFSMMSAPEQLVMISCNFSGLALLGGCLALYYQNLHSCNTDIWVMKEYKVHSSWNLYQIPCKDFQPLCLSSNGDIIGRGCSWYDKVGYFIYNVREDLLNRFENLCCPNPNRATVTVHTESLLPLPSDVEDKKKEEGGNRPSESE from the exons ATGGAGACGAAGGAGAAGAATGACAAGAGTAAGAGCACTCTTGAGATCCTCCCTCCTGAGCTGATTCAAAGAATCCTACTGCGGGTGCCGGTCAGGCATCTTGCTCGCCTCAGGTGCGTTTCCAAGCTTTGGTGCTCTCTAATTTCTGACCCTAACTTTGCGGAATTTCATTTTCACCATTCTTCCGCTTCCACCAACTCATGCTTCTTCATAAAATACTCCTCTATGGTGCACTTCGTTTACTTCGACGACAATGATGCATCACAAAAAGAGATGTGTCCCCCTTTCAACAATGAACCACTTCCTAATTTTGCGGTCTTGGGATCCTGCAGAGGCATTATTGTCCTGCATCGACACCCACATTCTTTTGTGGTATGGAACCCACTCACTGGATTTAGCAAAAGAATATCCTATTCTCATCTTCTTCCTAGTCGTAAGTACCATGGCATTAGGCTTCCTAGTCTGCATGGATTTGGTTATGATGCATCACAGGATGATTACTTACTTCTTGTAGCTTGGAACCATTGGGAAAGGCAATATAATTTGGATTGCTTGTCCTTGAGAACCAATTCATGGATTAATCTTGATGCTGCACTCTCCAAACCTCTGGGTGTTTTTGACCGCTTTTCATGTGGGTTGTTCTTGAATGGTGCTATTCATTGGCTGTCTTTCGCTCTCACAACTTACAAGGATGCTATTCTTATCTTTGATATGAAGGAAAGGACTTTCTCAATGATGTCTGCCCCGGAACAACTGGTAATGATTTCATGCAACTTTTCAGGTCTCGCCCTACTCGGAGGCTGCCTAGCCTTGTATTATCAGAATCTTCATAGCTGTAACACTGACATATGGGTAATGAAAGAATATAAAGTGCACTCATCTTGGAATCTCTATCAGATTCCTTGCAAGGACTTTCAGCCATTGTGCTTATCCAGTAATGGTGATATTATTGGAAGAGGTTGTTCTTGGTATGATAAAGTTGGTTATTTCATATATAATGTCAGAGAAGACTTGCTCAATCGTTTTGAAAATCTTTGTTGTCCGAATCCCAACAGGGCAACTGTTACTGTGCATACAGAGTCTCTGTTGCCACTCCCTAGTGACGTTGAggataagaaaaaagaagaaggaggaaataG GCCTTCAGAATCAGAATGA
- the LOC107486190 gene encoding F-box/kelch-repeat protein At3g06240-like — protein sequence MAYLVYLDENDVSQKEVSLPFEKKPHPDFEVLGSCRGFILLLRHPQFLVVWNPLTGFSKRISYSHIVRRLKYQGFRLPYSMNLHGFGYDASQDDYLVVVAYRDYERQEDHLECLSLRTNSWINLDAVLPRPLDWFDHNSCGLFLNGAIHWVPSCLKDHRDAILIFDLKERTFSRISAPGQLPISECLFPCLALLGDCLSLYCHNYSSHTTEIWVMKEYKVHSSWTLYQIPCKTFQPLCLSSNCDIIGKGHPFSDKKGYLIYNVRGDLLKHFKNLYCPIRGADAVYTESLLSLPSDIKDKDKKNKRKAGCTYSPCFATRYSC from the coding sequence ATGGCTTACTTGGTTTACTTAGACGAAAACGATGTATCACAAAAAGAAGTGTCTCTCCCTTTCGAGAAGAAACCACATCCTGATTTTGAAGTATTGGGATCCTGCAGAGGATTTATTCTCTTGCTTCGACACCCACAATTTCTTGTGGTATGGAACCCACTGACTGGATTCAGCAAAAGAATATCCTATTCTCATATTGTTCGTCGTCTTAAATACCAAGGCTTTAGGCTTCCCTACAGTATGAATCTGCATGGATTTGGTTATGATGCATCACAGGATGATTACTTAGTTGTTGTAGCTTATAGGGATTATGAAAGGCAAGAAGATCACTTGGAATGCTTGTCCTTGAGAACCAATTCATGGATTAATCTTGATGCTGTACTCCCCAGACCATTGGATTGGTTTGACCACAATTCTTGTGGGTTATTCTTGAATGGCGCTATTCATTGGGTGCCTTCCTGTCTTAAAGATCACAGGGATGCTATTCTTATCTTTGATCTCAAGGAAAGGACTTTCTCAAGGATATCTGCACCGGGACAACTGCCAATCAGTGAATGCCTCTTTCCATGTCTCGCCCTACTAGGAGATTGCCTATCTTTGTATTGTCACAATTATAGTAGCCATACAACTGAGATATGGGTGATGAAAGAATATAAAGTGCACTCATCTTGGACTCTCTATCAGATTCCTTGCAAAACCTTTCAGCCATTGTGCTTATCCAGTAACTGTGATATTATTGGAAAAGGTCATCCTTTCTCCGATAAGAAAGGGTacttaatatataatgtcaGAGGAGACCTGCTCAAgcattttaaaaatctttattGTCCCATCCGTGGAGCGGATGCGGTGTATACAGAGAGTCTCTTGTCCCTCCCTAGCGACATTAAGGATAAGGACAAGAAGAATAAGAGGAAGGCTGGATGTACCTATTCTCCTTGCTTTGCAACGAGATATTCGTGTTAG
- the LOC107486483 gene encoding F-box/kelch-repeat protein At3g23880-like isoform X1: MNCEKLRNPSMDKKKQLKHTVNKAKEQSSMEKRNQNDKSKTIHDILPLDLIHKILLRVPIRHLTRLRCVSKLWSSLISDPDCVELHFHHSPAATKACFFMKNDTMAYLVYLDDNYASQKVVCPPFKKKPPSDFEVLGSCRGFILLHRYPHFLVVWNPLTGVSKRISYSHIVSRPKYHSFRLPYSTHLHGFRYDASQDDYLVVAACRDYERQEDHLECLSLRTNSWINLDAVLPSPLDWFDHNSCGLFLNGAIHWVPSCPKDYRDAILIFDLKERTFSKISAPEQLLTVACPFPSLALLGDCLSLYGHNYGRGTTEIWVMKEYKVHSSWTLYEIPCKIFQPLCLSRNGDIIGRGYDKIGYFIYNVRGDLLKRFKNLPCPPPIGYCVYKESLAVLPLPSGIKDKDKKKKENCHQVHHQV; the protein is encoded by the exons ATGAATTGCGAAAAGCTCAGAAATCCAAGCATGGATAAGAAGAAGCAGCTTAAGCACACGGTGAACAAAGCAAAAGAGCAATCGAGCATGGAGAAGAGGAATCAGAATGACAAGAGCAAGACCATTCACGACATCCTCCCTCTTGATCTGATTCACAAAATCCTTCTGCGGGTGCCGATCAGACATCTCACTCGCCTCAGATGCGTTTCCAAGCTgtggtcctctctaatttccGATCCTGATTGTGTGGAATTACATTTTCACCACTCTCCCGCTGCCACCAAGGCATGCTTCTTCATGAAAAACGACACTATGGCTTACTTGGTTTACTTAGACGACAATTATGCATCACAAAAAGTGGTGTGTCCCCCTTTCAAGAAGAAACCACCTTCTGATTTTGAGGTATTGGGATCCTGCAGAGGATTTATTCTCTTGCATCGATACCCACATTTTCTTGTGGTATGGAACCCACTGACTGGAGTCAGCAAAAGAATATCCTATTCTCATATTGTTAGTCGTCCTAAATACCATAGCTTTAGGCTTCCCTACAGTACGCATCTGCATGGATTTCGTTATGATGCATCACAGGATGATTACTTAGTTGTTGCAGCTTGTAGGGATTATGAAAGGCAAGAAGATCACTTGGAATGCTTGTCCTTGAGAACCAATTCATGGATTAATCTTGATGCTGTACTCCCCAGTCCATTGGATTGGTTTGACCACAATTCTTGTGGATTGTTCTTGAATGGCGCTATTCATTGGGTGCCTTCCTGTCCTAAAGATTACAGGGATGCTATTCTTATCTTTGATCTGAAGGAAAGGACTTTCTCAAAGATATCTGCACCGGAACAACTGCTAACTGTTGCATGCCCCTTTCCAAGTCTCGCCCTACTAGGAGACTGCCTATCTTTGTATGGTCATAATTATGGTCGCGGTACAACTGAGATATGGGTGATGAAAGAATATAAAGTGCACTCATCTTGGACTCTCTATGAGATTCCTTGCAAAATCTTTCAGCCATTGTGCTTATCCAGAAATGGTGATATTATTGGAAGAGGTTATGATAAAATAGGGTACTTCATATACAATGTCAGAGGAGACCTGCTCAAGCGTTTTAAAAATCTTCCTTGTCCGCCTCCCATCGGATACTGTGTATACAAAGAGTCTCTTGCCGTGTTGCCACTCCCTAGCGGCATTAAGGATAAggataagaagaagaaggaaaact GCCATCAAGTTCACCATCAAGTTTAG
- the LOC107486483 gene encoding F-box/kelch-repeat protein At3g23880-like isoform X2, which yields MEKKMNDKSRSIHDILPLDLIHIILLRVPIRHVARLKCVSKLWCSLISDPDFAELHFCHSPAATNACFFMKNDTMAYLVYLDDNYASQKVVCPPFKKKPPSDFEVLGSCRGFILLHRYPHFLVVWNPLTGVSKRISYSHIVSRPKYHSFRLPYSTHLHGFRYDASQDDYLVVAACRDYERQEDHLECLSLRTNSWINLDAVLPSPLDWFDHNSCGLFLNGAIHWVPSCPKDYRDAILIFDLKERTFSKISAPEQLLTVACPFPSLALLGDCLSLYGHNYGRGTTEIWVMKEYKVHSSWTLYEIPCKIFQPLCLSRNGDIIGRGYDKIGYFIYNVRGDLLKRFKNLPCPPPIGYCVYKESLAVLPLPSGIKDKDKKKKENCHQVHHQV from the exons atggagaagaagatgaatgacaAGAGCAGGAGCATTCACGACATCCTCCCTCTTGACCTGATTCACATAATCCTATTGCGGGTGCCGATCAGACATGTCGCTCGCCTCAAGTGCGTTTCCAAGCTGTGGTGCTCTCTAATTTCTGATCCTGACTTTGCGGAATTGCATTTTTGCCACTCTCCCGCTGCCACCAAC GCATGCTTCTTCATGAAAAACGACACTATGGCTTACTTGGTTTACTTAGACGACAATTATGCATCACAAAAAGTGGTGTGTCCCCCTTTCAAGAAGAAACCACCTTCTGATTTTGAGGTATTGGGATCCTGCAGAGGATTTATTCTCTTGCATCGATACCCACATTTTCTTGTGGTATGGAACCCACTGACTGGAGTCAGCAAAAGAATATCCTATTCTCATATTGTTAGTCGTCCTAAATACCATAGCTTTAGGCTTCCCTACAGTACGCATCTGCATGGATTTCGTTATGATGCATCACAGGATGATTACTTAGTTGTTGCAGCTTGTAGGGATTATGAAAGGCAAGAAGATCACTTGGAATGCTTGTCCTTGAGAACCAATTCATGGATTAATCTTGATGCTGTACTCCCCAGTCCATTGGATTGGTTTGACCACAATTCTTGTGGATTGTTCTTGAATGGCGCTATTCATTGGGTGCCTTCCTGTCCTAAAGATTACAGGGATGCTATTCTTATCTTTGATCTGAAGGAAAGGACTTTCTCAAAGATATCTGCACCGGAACAACTGCTAACTGTTGCATGCCCCTTTCCAAGTCTCGCCCTACTAGGAGACTGCCTATCTTTGTATGGTCATAATTATGGTCGCGGTACAACTGAGATATGGGTGATGAAAGAATATAAAGTGCACTCATCTTGGACTCTCTATGAGATTCCTTGCAAAATCTTTCAGCCATTGTGCTTATCCAGAAATGGTGATATTATTGGAAGAGGTTATGATAAAATAGGGTACTTCATATACAATGTCAGAGGAGACCTGCTCAAGCGTTTTAAAAATCTTCCTTGTCCGCCTCCCATCGGATACTGTGTATACAAAGAGTCTCTTGCCGTGTTGCCACTCCCTAGCGGCATTAAGGATAAggataagaagaagaaggaaaact GCCATCAAGTTCACCATCAAGTTTAG